CTACGGCTCGCTGGTGGCCTCCTACGTGGGCCAGCATCTGGCACAGCGACTGCCGCCGGAAGTGGCAGCGCTACCCCGCGCCGTGCAGGCGGAAGTCGCCAACCCCAATCTGTTGAGTAACCCCAGCGCCATCGCCGCGCTGACCCGTGACCTGGGCGGCAGCGGGCAGGCCGCACTGCTGGAGCCGGTGCTGACTGCCGCCCGCGGCGTGATGTCATTGGCACTCTCGCAGGTGTTCTGGTGGGCCGGCCTGCTGCTGGCCGGCACCTTCCTGGTCAGTCTGCTGCTCCCGGAACTGTCGCTGGTCAGCCGCCGCAGCGGGCCGCAGCCGGCCCCAGCCGGCCCCAGCCGCTCAGGCACCAGCTACTCAGCCGGGCGACGACTGAGCCCCGGTTCTTACCACAGTTCAGAGAAGGTCAGGCCCTGTCCGGAACTTGGGGCCTGACCTTCTTCTTCTGCTTGCCAGCTGTCCCCGCGCTGGGCACGCACTGGAGCCACCGCCGGAAAATGAGCTAGAACATGGAGGTTCGCTTAAGGCCGCGGCGCCGCCTGCTGGCCTTTTTTTCCGTCTGTTCTGACCGGTCACGGGCTTTTCGGGGCTCTTCTCACCGTGACCTTTCCGGCGTCAGAAAGCCTGCCAGTGGAGGCCTGGCCCACCATCCTCCAAGGAGACCCATGACCAATATTCCTTTTCGCCAGCGCTCCTGGCTGGACCGCTATTTCGGGCTGACCGAAAGCGGCACCACCGTCGGCCGCGAGCTGCGGGCTGGCCTGACCACTTTCCTCACGATGAGCTACGTGCTTTTTGTGAACCCGCAGATTCTCTCGGCGGCCATTGACGTGCCCAACGCCTTCGTGCAGCTGCTGATGGTCACCGCCATCTCGGCGGCCTTCGGCTCGGCAGTGATGGGGCTGGTGGCCCGCTATCCCTTAGCGCAGGCGCCCAGCATGGGCCTGAACGCTTTTTTTACCTATACCGTGGTGCTGGGCATGGGCTTGCCGTGGCAGACCGCCCTGGGCGCCGTGTTTATTTCCGGAGCCCTGTTCGTGCTGCTGAGCCTACTGGGGGCCCGGCAGGCCATCGTGGACGCCATTCCCACTTCGCTCAAGCTGGCCATTACCGGCGGCATCGGGGCCTTTCTGGCCTTTGTAGGCCTGAAAAATGCCGGCATCGTGGTGGGCAACGACGCCACGCTGCTGAGCCTGGGGCAGCTGACGGCCGCCCCGGTGTGGCTGGCGCTGTTCGGGCTGGTGGTGTCGGGGGCGCTGATGGCCCGCCGCGTGACCGCCGCCGTGCTGTGGGGCATTCTGGCCACCACCGTGCTGGCCATCGTGACCGGCGCGCAAGTGTACGCGGGCGGCCCGGACGGCGCCCTGCAGGCGTTTCCTGGCCTGACCGGCAGTGTGGCCGGCATCATCTCCGCGCCGGTCTGGCCGGGTGACCTGGTGGGCAAGCTGGATATTCCCGGTGCTCTCAGCCTGGGCGCCCTGAGCGTGATTTTCACGTTCTTCTTCGTGGACTTTTTCGACGCCACCGGCACCCTGACCGGCCTGGCGCAGCGGGCCGGATACATGCAAGAAGGCCGGCAACTGCCGCGCGCCCGGCGCCTGTTTGCCAGCGACGGCCTGGCCGCCATGTTCGGCGCCGTGATGGGCACTTCGACCACCACCGCCTTTATCGAAAGTGCCAGCGGCATCGAAGAAGGCGGGCGCACCGGCCTGGTGGCGGTCACGGTGGCCGTGCTGTTCCTGCTGGCCACTTTCCTGTGGCCGCTGGCCGCCGCCATTCCGGGCGCCGCCACTGCCCCGGCCCTGATTCTGGTGGGTTCGATGATGCTCGAAGGCCTCAAGCACATCGACTGGGAGGACGTCACCGAAGCGCTGCCGGCGTTTCTCACGCTGCTGTTCATGCCGCTGACCTTTTCTATCGCCAACGGCGTCAGCTTCGGCGTGATCAGCTACTGCGGCCTGAAACTGCTCAGCGGCAAGGGCCGCGAAGTCAGCCCGGTGCTGTATGTCATCGCCGTGCTACTGCTGCTGCGCTACGTGTACCTGAACGAATAATCCTCCCCTTTCCCGCCGGGCGCCGCAGAGCCGAGACAGGCCGCAGCGCCCGGCGGCTTTGCATGAGGTGGGGGCAGCGACCGGAATGCTCTTTTTCCCCGCCCCGCTCGCCCTAGACTGCGGCCATGCACCGACTGGCCGACTGGGTCACCCGCGCTCCGAAACAGGTTCTGACCCTCTGGGCCATTTTGCTGGTCCTGGCCGCGCCGCTGGCCTGGCAGGCCCCCGGCCGCCTGAGCGCCAGCCTGAGCGAACTGCCCAACGCCGAAAGCACCCGCGTCACAGCCGCGCTGCGCGGGCAGTTTGGTGAGCAGGCGCTCAACTCGGTGCTGCTGGTGTTCAAACCCGGCCCGCAGACGCCGGCAGAGGCAGCTGACCGTTATCAGGCCGGGCTGCGGCAGTTGCCGGGAGTCTCGCGGGTCCGTTCCAGCGCCGAACTGGGCCTGCAGGCCGCGCCAGGAAGCGAGCTGCCGCCCGGCGCCGAACTGGTGGTGGCACAGATTCCCCTGTACGAGGGCGCCGACGAGGCGCTGGCCGCCATTCGCCGCTACAGTGATCAGTTCGAGCAGGCCCAGGGAGCCGACATCGGTGTAACCGGCGGGCAGGCGATTGCCGACGACTTCACCCACTACGCTGAAGCCGACACCAAGCGCAGCGAACTGACCGCCCTGCCCCTGATCGGCGGGGTACTGCTGCTGGTGTTCGGGGCACTGGTCGCCAGTGGACTGCCCCTGGTGGTGGGCCTGACCAGCATCACGGTCACGCTGGCGCTGCTGTACCTGCTGACCGGCGTGATGGAAGTGGCGACTTTTGCCCAGAGCGTGGTGACGATGCTGGGCCTGGGCGCCGGCATCGACTACGCCCTGCTGATGGTGAGCCGCTTCCGCGAGGAACTCGGCCGGGGGCAGAGCAGCGCGGCGGCCGCGCACACGGCGGTGCTGACGGCCGGCCGCTCGGTGGTCTGGAGCGGCACCACCGTGATGATCGCCATGGCCGGGCTGCTGGTGCCGCCCATTTCCTTCGTGCAGAGCATCGGCGTGGGCGGGGTACTGACTGTGCTGGTCACGGTGCTGACCGCCGTCACGGTGCTGCCGGCGCTGCTGACCCTGCTGGGCGAACGGGTCAACAGCCCCCGGCGCTGGGCGCTGCGGCCCGGCCGGCTGGCGGAAGTCTCGCCCGGATGGCAGCGCTGGGCCTGGACCGTGATGCGCCGGCCCTGGGCCTGGACCGCAGGCGGCACTGCCCTGCTGCTGCTGCTGGCCTGGCCGGTGACGCAAATTCAGACCGGCTACGGTGGGGCCTGGGGCCTTTCGGCCGGCATCGAAAGCCGCGACGCGCTGGAAGATGTGCGCCGGCTGGGAGCCGGGGGGCTGCTCTCGCAGTTCGAGGTGGTGCTGCCGCTGGAACGCCCTTACGTTCCCGCGCAGGACGCCGAAGCGTTCCGGCAGGTGGCTGAGCGGGCCAGGGCCGTGCCGGGAGTACAGGCGGTCATCAGCCCTTTTCTGAGCGCGGCAGACCTGCAAGCAGCCGGCGCCGGGAGCGGCAGCGCCCTGAACGGCCTGGAAAGCGCCATCGAGCTGAACCGGCGTTCCTTTTCGGCAGACGGCCGCTGGCTGCGCCTGACCGTGATTCCCGACCACTACCTGCGCGCCGACGAGATTGACAGGCTGGAACCACAGCTGCGGGCGGCGCTGACGGCCGGCCCACTGCTCCCGCTGAGCGGCGCCCCGCTGCTGGGCGGCGCACCCATCGGTGAACGCGAGTTCAGCCATGAGGTGACCGGGGCACTCCCGGCCGTGATGTTCAGCGTCTTTGCGGCCACTTTCGTGCTGCTGTTGCTGGCGTTCCGCAGCCTGGTGGTGCCGGTCAAGAGCATTCTGCTCAACGGGCTGACGGTGGCCGCCGCGACCGGCGTGGTGGCGGCAGTGCAGCGGGGTCCGCTGGGCGCGTGGCTGGGCTTTCCGCCCGGCAGTGAAGTGATGGACGCCATGCTGCCCCTGCTGCTGTTCACGGTGATGTTCGGCCTCAGCATGGACTACGAGATTTTCCTGATTTCACGGGTTCACGAAGGGGTACAGGCCGGGCTGAACAACGACGAGGCTGTGGCGCAGGCTCTGGGCCGCACCGCCCGCATCATCACCTCGGCGGCCCTGATCATGTTTATCGTGTTCGCCGCTTTTATTGCCGGCCGGGTGGTGCTGACCAAGAGCATCGGCCTGGGGCTGGCCACGGCCGTGCTGCTGGACGCCACCCTGGTCCGGCTGACCCTGGTGCCGGCGGTGCTGCGGCTGGCCGGGCACTGGAACTGGTGGCTGCCCCCCTGGCTGGACCGCTGGCTGCCCCGGGTAAACCTCAAACATTAACCTGCTGCGGCAGGGCAATGCGGCTGCGTTAGGGTGGCGTATGGCATTTGTTCTGGTGGTGCTGGGCGCGGCCCTGCTGTATCTCGGCGGCAACCTCTTGGTCAGTAACGCTTCGGCGCTGGCCCGCTCCTTCGGGCTGACCCCTTACGTGGTGGGGCTGACAGTGGTGGCCTTCGGCACCTCCAGCCCGGAGCTGGCCGCCACGCTCTCATCGAGCCTGGCCGGCACCGCCGACATGGCGCTGGGCAACGTGGTGGGCAGCAACATCGCCAACATCGGCCTGATTTTGGGGCTGACCGCCCTGGTCTATCCTCTGGTCAGCCGCCGTGAGACGGTGACGCGCGAATTGCCGGTGATGCTGGCGGTATCGCTGCTGCTGTGGCCGGTGGTGCAGGGCGGTGTCAGCCGGGCCGAGGGCGCCCTGCTGGTCGGGCTGCTGCTGGTCTATCTGGTCTGGCAACTGCGCCAGGGCCGCGCGGGGACTGCTGGCGCAGAAGAGGCACAGGAGGCAGCCGCCCCAGAGGAAACACTGGAAGCAGCCCCATCACGTGGCCGCGCCGTTCTGGGCGCCGCATTGGGGGTTGCCCTGCTGGTGGGCGGAGCGCAGGCGCTGGTTTCGGGGGCCACCACCATCGCCCAGGGCTTTGGAATTTCCGAGCGGGTGATCGGCCTGACCATGCTGGCGCTGGGCACTAGCCTGCCAGAACTGGCCAGCAGCCTGATTGCAGCGGCGCGGCACGAAACCGACCTGATTCTGGGCGGCATCATCGGCTCGAACATCTTCAACATCCTGGCGATTCTGGGCCTGACTGCCCTGGTACGCCCGCTGCCAGTCGATGTCGCAGCCACGCAGGGCGATATCGCGGTGATGCTGGCCTTCACGGCGGCCCTGCTGGCGCTGATGTGGCGCCGTGCCCGCCTGGGCAAGCTGGGCGGCGCCTTGCTGCTGGCCGGGTACGCCGCCTACACCTGGTCACTGTTCTGAATCTGAAGAATCAGGCTTCCCGGCCACTGCCTGGCCGCCCGGTGCCCGCCCCGCCGCCAGCAGCAGCGGCACGTTGAAAGTCACCGCTGGCCCTTCCTCTGTGCCGGCACCGGCGCCAGGGGCAAAATAGGGCGCCAGTTCCGCCAGATGAGCTTCGCGCAGTTGCTCTACCGTTTCCGGCGGCAGCCCCCGCAGCGGCAACCCTTCCAGCCCGTGCACGATATGGTCCCAGCGCTCCTGCGGTGAAGCCAGCGCCAGCGGCAAGTCCAGCGCTTCCAGCCGCAGGTCCACGAAGCCGGCCGCCGTCAGCAGCTCGGCGGCAGTCGCCAGCGACCCGATCCGGGCGGCCGGCGGCACCGGCGGCTTCAGGCCCAGCGGGGCCAGCTGGGCCGCCCACAACTCCGGAAGCGGCGTCATCAGGGACCCGCGAAATGAGCTGAACACTGCCTGCCCGCCGGGCCGCAGCACCCTGTGCCACTCCTGCAGGCCGGCCGGCATATCCGGCAGGAAAAACAACCCAGCCGCGCACAATACGCCGTCCTGGCTGCGATCCGGTACCGGCAGCTGGGCGCCGTCCGCCTGGGCATACCGCAGCTGCGGCGGGTCGGCCGGCGACCGGGCAGAGGCCAGCATGGCGCCGCTCAGGTCGGTGGCCAGCACCGCGCCTTCCGCCCCCACCGCCGCGGCCAGCGAGCGGGCGGCCTCGCCGGTGCCGGTCGCCACATCCAGCCAGCGCTCGCCGGGGCGCGGCGCGGCCCAGCGCACCAGTTCGCGGGCACTGAGGGCCAGGAAACTCAGCGAGCCATAGCCCGGGGCAATGGCGTCACAGTCGGCCAGGGTCGCGCGCGGCATGCCCGGTAGCCCCGCCTCAGTTCTGGAGCCGCAGCGCCGCCAGCTCGGCGGGCAGCTCGTCCAGATAGATGTCGGCCCAGTGATCGCCGTCAAAAGTCACCTGGGACTCGAACAGCAGCTCGTTGGGGTTCTCGGCGTCCTCGATGGCGTCCAGCGGCACGTCCAGTTTCAGGCCCAGCGGCACCGGGAAGTCGGCAGCCGGCACCCCGGCCAGAAAAGGCGCCGTTTCCTCGTAGGCATCTACCAGCGCGGTGCGGGCAAACTCGGCCCAGCGCGCCGGGTCGCCGGCACCGGTGCGTTCCAGCAGCTGCCCACGCAGGCGGCTGCCCTGCTCCTCATCCACCTCTTCCTCGTCCCAGCTGACGCGGCCATCGGCCATCACGGTGAACTCGGTGGTGCCCAAGTCCAGAATCTGGTTAAAGAATTCACTCAGCTCCGACTCGGTCGGCTCGGCGCTGGGGTCCACGTAGGAGTACCAGACTGCACCGTCGGGGCTGAATTCGGTGCTGCCCTGGCCCACCAAAATGGCCAGATCACCCCATTCACCGACCGGGGCAGTCAGTGGAGTATTCAGCGGCGAACGCTGGCGCAGTTCGAAGGTCAGGCGGCGTGCAGCGGGAACACCCTGCGGCAGTGCCCGGCCTTCCTCGTCGGCCCACTCGGTGCGCTCAATCATCTGCTGGTGCGCCTCTGCCCAGCTTGCCTCGTCGCGGCCGTGCAGGGTCAGGGCCAGCAGTTCCAGGGTGCCC
This window of the Deinococcus sp. Marseille-Q6407 genome carries:
- a CDS encoding NCS2 family permease encodes the protein MTNIPFRQRSWLDRYFGLTESGTTVGRELRAGLTTFLTMSYVLFVNPQILSAAIDVPNAFVQLLMVTAISAAFGSAVMGLVARYPLAQAPSMGLNAFFTYTVVLGMGLPWQTALGAVFISGALFVLLSLLGARQAIVDAIPTSLKLAITGGIGAFLAFVGLKNAGIVVGNDATLLSLGQLTAAPVWLALFGLVVSGALMARRVTAAVLWGILATTVLAIVTGAQVYAGGPDGALQAFPGLTGSVAGIISAPVWPGDLVGKLDIPGALSLGALSVIFTFFFVDFFDATGTLTGLAQRAGYMQEGRQLPRARRLFASDGLAAMFGAVMGTSTTTAFIESASGIEEGGRTGLVAVTVAVLFLLATFLWPLAAAIPGAATAPALILVGSMMLEGLKHIDWEDVTEALPAFLTLLFMPLTFSIANGVSFGVISYCGLKLLSGKGREVSPVLYVIAVLLLLRYVYLNE
- a CDS encoding MMPL family transporter, producing the protein MHRLADWVTRAPKQVLTLWAILLVLAAPLAWQAPGRLSASLSELPNAESTRVTAALRGQFGEQALNSVLLVFKPGPQTPAEAADRYQAGLRQLPGVSRVRSSAELGLQAAPGSELPPGAELVVAQIPLYEGADEALAAIRRYSDQFEQAQGADIGVTGGQAIADDFTHYAEADTKRSELTALPLIGGVLLLVFGALVASGLPLVVGLTSITVTLALLYLLTGVMEVATFAQSVVTMLGLGAGIDYALLMVSRFREELGRGQSSAAAAHTAVLTAGRSVVWSGTTVMIAMAGLLVPPISFVQSIGVGGVLTVLVTVLTAVTVLPALLTLLGERVNSPRRWALRPGRLAEVSPGWQRWAWTVMRRPWAWTAGGTALLLLLAWPVTQIQTGYGGAWGLSAGIESRDALEDVRRLGAGGLLSQFEVVLPLERPYVPAQDAEAFRQVAERARAVPGVQAVISPFLSAADLQAAGAGSGSALNGLESAIELNRRSFSADGRWLRLTVIPDHYLRADEIDRLEPQLRAALTAGPLLPLSGAPLLGGAPIGEREFSHEVTGALPAVMFSVFAATFVLLLLAFRSLVVPVKSILLNGLTVAAATGVVAAVQRGPLGAWLGFPPGSEVMDAMLPLLLFTVMFGLSMDYEIFLISRVHEGVQAGLNNDEAVAQALGRTARIITSAALIMFIVFAAFIAGRVVLTKSIGLGLATAVLLDATLVRLTLVPAVLRLAGHWNWWLPPWLDRWLPRVNLKH
- a CDS encoding calcium/sodium antiporter, with translation MAFVLVVLGAALLYLGGNLLVSNASALARSFGLTPYVVGLTVVAFGTSSPELAATLSSSLAGTADMALGNVVGSNIANIGLILGLTALVYPLVSRRETVTRELPVMLAVSLLLWPVVQGGVSRAEGALLVGLLLVYLVWQLRQGRAGTAGAEEAQEAAAPEETLEAAPSRGRAVLGAALGVALLVGGAQALVSGATTIAQGFGISERVIGLTMLALGTSLPELASSLIAAARHETDLILGGIIGSNIFNILAILGLTALVRPLPVDVAATQGDIAVMLAFTAALLALMWRRARLGKLGGALLLAGYAAYTWSLF
- a CDS encoding class I SAM-dependent methyltransferase — its product is MPRATLADCDAIAPGYGSLSFLALSARELVRWAAPRPGERWLDVATGTGEAARSLAAAVGAEGAVLATDLSGAMLASARSPADPPQLRYAQADGAQLPVPDRSQDGVLCAAGLFFLPDMPAGLQEWHRVLRPGGQAVFSSFRGSLMTPLPELWAAQLAPLGLKPPVPPAARIGSLATAAELLTAAGFVDLRLEALDLPLALASPQERWDHIVHGLEGLPLRGLPPETVEQLREAHLAELAPYFAPGAGAGTEEGPAVTFNVPLLLAAGRAPGGQAVAGKPDSSDSEQ